A region of Bradyrhizobium sp. SZCCHNS1050 DNA encodes the following proteins:
- a CDS encoding SRPBCC family protein, which translates to MDLAKFKPATVYTIYIAASPEKVWQALTSAEFSRQYFFGFAVEAELRAGGAFIVRAPDGSEHISGQVIVCEPPHRLTVTWDVNWPGLVEALGRTLVTYEIEPAGDAVRLTMTEAHERPLSDDILSGGRQGWPAILSSLKSVLETGKPLAVKMTPPTRMLAALKAMGIAVP; encoded by the coding sequence ATGGATCTTGCAAAGTTCAAGCCCGCCACCGTCTACACGATCTACATCGCCGCCAGCCCTGAGAAGGTATGGCAGGCGCTGACCTCCGCCGAGTTCAGCCGACAATATTTCTTCGGCTTCGCCGTGGAAGCCGAACTGAGGGCGGGCGGCGCCTTCATCGTGCGCGCGCCGGACGGCTCCGAACACATCAGCGGCCAGGTGATCGTCTGCGAGCCGCCGCACCGGCTGACCGTCACGTGGGACGTCAACTGGCCCGGCCTCGTCGAGGCACTGGGCCGCACGCTCGTGACCTATGAGATCGAACCGGCCGGCGACGCCGTCCGTCTCACGATGACTGAAGCGCATGAGCGGCCGCTCTCCGACGACATCCTGTCTGGCGGACGCCAGGGCTGGCCGGCCATCCTGTCGAGCCTCAAGAGCGTGCTCGAGACCGGCAAGCCGCTCGCGGTGAAGATGACGCCGCCGACGCGCATGCTGGCGGCCCTGAAGGCGATGGGGATTGCAGTGCCTTAA
- a CDS encoding DUF2189 domain-containing protein codes for MTASVSGRSDPVVRRITTADIAEALTQGLRDFQAQPMFGLAFGLIYVLGGISIVLCVTAFGMVYLAYPLAAGFALIGPFVAIGLYEVSRRRELGQPISYGGIWRTITSRGEIGWMAFVTLFFFIIWMYQVRLLIALLLGLNASFSSIKEFMTVVLTTNEGLLFLAIGNLDGAALSLVLFSLTVVSFPLLLERDVDFVTAMITSVRAVVTSPGPMIGWAAVITVLLIISALPYFLGLLVTVPVLGHATWHLYRRIVAPA; via the coding sequence ATGACCGCATCCGTCTCGGGACGATCCGATCCCGTGGTGCGCCGCATCACCACGGCCGATATTGCCGAAGCCTTGACGCAAGGCCTCCGCGATTTTCAGGCTCAGCCCATGTTCGGCCTTGCTTTCGGGCTGATCTACGTACTCGGCGGCATCAGCATCGTGCTGTGCGTCACCGCCTTCGGGATGGTCTACTTGGCCTATCCGCTGGCCGCGGGGTTTGCGCTGATCGGCCCGTTCGTCGCGATCGGTCTCTACGAGGTCAGCCGCCGCCGCGAACTCGGCCAGCCGATTTCCTATGGCGGGATCTGGCGCACGATCACTTCGCGCGGCGAGATCGGCTGGATGGCGTTCGTGACACTATTTTTCTTCATCATCTGGATGTACCAGGTGCGCCTCCTGATCGCGCTGCTGCTCGGGCTCAATGCCTCGTTCTCCAGCATCAAGGAATTCATGACCGTGGTGCTGACGACCAACGAGGGTCTGCTCTTCCTCGCGATCGGCAATCTCGACGGCGCCGCTCTATCGCTGGTGCTGTTCTCGCTCACGGTCGTGTCGTTTCCGCTGCTGCTGGAGCGCGACGTCGATTTCGTGACGGCGATGATCACCAGCGTGCGCGCGGTCGTGACGAGTCCCGGCCCGATGATCGGCTGGGCCGCCGTCATCACCGTGCTGCTGATCATTTCGGCATTACCGTACTTCCTCGGGCTGCTGGTCACTGTGCCGGTGCTAGGCCATGCGACCTGGCATCTGTACCGCCGGATCGTAGCTCCGGCATAA
- a CDS encoding acyl-CoA synthetase: MLKETSDYDQLTRDFRWDIPAQFNIAVATCDRHADGSGRLALIVVEEDGAARRVSFDELRDYSCRFANVLKADGLAQGDRVAVFLSQSLELPIVHLAAFRAGLVSVPLFTLFGEDALQFRLQNSGAKVVVTDATGLAKLARIRDRLPELKTIYVTDGDGLGAQAFWPTLERASDQFPTVATSSDDPAIIIYTSGTTGNPKGALHAHRVLLGHLPNVEMVHGFLPKPGDVMWTPADWAWIGGLFDALFPAWYHAIPMIGYRARKFEPQAAMQLMADYAVRNVFLPPTALKLMRQANVKHEGVKLRSILTGGESLGAELLDWVRATFGIDAHEIYGQTECNLVVGNNARLFPIRPGSMGKATPGFEVLIVNDKGEELPRGERGIIGVRQPNPCTMIEYWRNPEATQKKFAGDVLLTGDLGTQDDDGYFWYASREDDVITSAGYRIGPAEIEDTLLKHPAVALAAVVGIPDPVRTEAIKAWIVLRPGFVANDTLSREIQDFVKVKLAAHEYPRHVEFTDTLPMTATGKVLRRELRARG, from the coding sequence ATGCTCAAGGAAACGTCCGACTACGACCAGCTCACTCGCGACTTCCGCTGGGACATCCCGGCGCAGTTCAACATCGCGGTCGCGACCTGCGATCGCCACGCCGACGGCTCGGGGCGCCTGGCGCTGATCGTCGTCGAAGAGGACGGCGCCGCACGGCGCGTCTCATTCGATGAGCTGCGCGATTACTCCTGCCGCTTCGCCAACGTATTGAAGGCCGATGGTCTCGCGCAGGGCGACCGCGTCGCGGTGTTCCTGTCGCAGTCGCTGGAGCTGCCGATCGTCCATCTGGCGGCGTTCCGCGCCGGTCTCGTCTCGGTGCCGCTGTTCACGCTGTTCGGCGAGGACGCGCTGCAATTCCGGCTGCAGAACTCCGGCGCCAAGGTCGTCGTCACCGACGCCACGGGCCTTGCGAAGCTCGCGCGCATTCGCGACCGCCTGCCGGAACTCAAGACGATCTATGTCACTGACGGCGACGGCCTCGGCGCCCAAGCCTTCTGGCCGACGCTGGAGCGCGCCTCCGATCAATTCCCGACCGTCGCCACGTCGAGCGACGACCCTGCCATCATCATCTATACCTCGGGTACGACCGGAAATCCCAAGGGCGCGCTGCACGCCCATCGCGTACTGCTCGGCCACCTGCCCAATGTCGAGATGGTGCACGGCTTCCTGCCGAAGCCCGGCGACGTCATGTGGACGCCGGCGGATTGGGCATGGATCGGCGGCCTGTTCGATGCGCTGTTTCCTGCATGGTATCACGCGATCCCGATGATCGGTTATCGCGCCAGGAAATTCGAGCCGCAGGCCGCAATGCAACTGATGGCGGACTACGCCGTCCGCAACGTGTTCCTGCCCCCGACCGCGCTGAAGTTGATGCGCCAGGCCAATGTCAAGCACGAGGGCGTCAAGCTGCGCAGCATCCTCACCGGCGGCGAGTCGCTCGGCGCCGAGCTGCTCGACTGGGTGCGCGCGACCTTCGGCATCGATGCGCACGAGATCTACGGCCAGACCGAATGCAATCTCGTCGTCGGCAACAATGCGAGGCTGTTTCCGATCCGGCCGGGCTCGATGGGCAAGGCGACGCCGGGCTTCGAGGTGCTGATCGTCAACGACAAGGGCGAGGAGCTGCCGCGCGGAGAGAGGGGCATCATCGGCGTGCGCCAGCCCAATCCCTGCACCATGATCGAATATTGGCGCAATCCGGAGGCGACGCAGAAGAAGTTCGCGGGCGACGTGCTGCTGACAGGCGATCTCGGCACCCAGGATGACGACGGCTATTTCTGGTATGCGAGCCGCGAGGACGATGTCATCACGTCGGCCGGCTATCGCATCGGCCCGGCGGAGATCGAGGACACGCTGCTCAAGCATCCGGCAGTCGCGCTGGCGGCCGTCGTCGGCATTCCCGACCCGGTGCGCACGGAGGCCATCAAGGCGTGGATCGTGCTGCGCCCTGGCTTCGTTGCAAATGACACGCTGTCGCGAGAGATCCAGGACTTCGTCAAAGTGAAGCTTGCCGCGCACGAATACCCGCGCCACGTTGAATTCACCGACACCCTGCCGATGACGGCGACCGGCAAGGTGCTGAGGCGGGAGTTGCGGGCGCGGGGGTAG
- a CDS encoding GatB/YqeY domain-containing protein, with amino-acid sequence MLRDDINNAVKEAMKAKDERKLSTLRMVNSTLKNADIAARGEGKPPLTDADVLAVLQKMIKQRQESVELYEKGGRAELAAGEREEIAVISAYLPKQMSDDEVKTAISAAVAETGAAGMKDMGKVIAVLKAKYTGQMDFAKASALVKAALSG; translated from the coding sequence ATGCTGCGCGACGACATCAACAATGCGGTCAAGGAGGCGATGAAGGCCAAGGACGAGCGCAAGCTGTCCACCCTTCGCATGGTGAACTCGACCTTGAAGAACGCCGACATCGCCGCGCGCGGCGAAGGCAAGCCGCCCTTGACCGACGCCGACGTGCTCGCGGTGCTGCAGAAGATGATCAAGCAGCGTCAGGAGTCGGTCGAGCTGTATGAAAAGGGCGGCCGCGCCGAGCTCGCCGCCGGCGAGCGCGAGGAGATCGCGGTCATCTCGGCCTATCTGCCGAAGCAGATGAGCGACGACGAGGTGAAGACCGCTATCTCCGCTGCAGTCGCCGAGACCGGCGCCGCCGGCATGAAGGACATGGGCAAGGTGATCGCCGTGCTGAAGGCCAAGTATACCGGCCAGATGGATTTCGCCAAGGCGAGCGCGCTGGTGAAGGCGGCGCTGTCGGGCTAG
- the carA gene encoding glutamine-hydrolyzing carbamoyl-phosphate synthase small subunit, translating into MTHIDTDAAWPDHKPTALLVLADGTVLEGYGLGAEGHAVGEVCFNTAMTGYEEILTDPSYAGQLITFTFPHIGNVGTNDEDIETVNMAATPGARGVILRTAITDPSNYRATRHLDQWLRARGIIGLSGIDTRALTALIRSKGMPNAVIAHAKDGNFDLDALKKEAREWPGLEGMDLVPMVTSAQRFTWDETPWVWNEGFGRQVNPEFNVVAIDYGIKRNILRLLAGVGCKVTVVPATTPAEDILAMKPDGVFLSNGPGDPAATGKYAVPVIQQVISSGTPTFGICLGHQMLGLAVGAKTKKMHQGHHGANHPVKDETTGKVEITSMNHGFAVDQDTLPSGATQTHISLFDGSNCGIQLEGKPVFSVQYHPEASPGPRDSHYLFQRFAELMREKKRSAA; encoded by the coding sequence ATGACACACATCGATACTGACGCCGCCTGGCCGGACCATAAACCGACCGCGCTCCTCGTGCTCGCCGACGGCACGGTGCTGGAAGGCTACGGCCTCGGCGCCGAAGGCCACGCCGTGGGCGAGGTCTGCTTCAACACCGCCATGACCGGCTATGAGGAGATCCTGACCGATCCATCCTATGCCGGCCAGCTCATCACCTTCACCTTCCCGCATATCGGCAATGTCGGCACCAACGACGAGGATATCGAGACGGTGAACATGGCGGCGACGCCGGGCGCGCGCGGGGTGATCCTGCGCACCGCGATCACCGATCCGTCGAACTACCGCGCCACCCGCCATCTCGACCAGTGGCTGCGTGCGCGCGGGATCATCGGGCTGTCCGGCATCGACACCCGGGCGCTGACCGCGCTGATCCGCTCCAAGGGCATGCCGAACGCCGTGATCGCGCATGCCAAGGACGGCAATTTCGACCTCGACGCCCTGAAGAAGGAAGCGCGGGAATGGCCCGGCCTGGAGGGCATGGACCTCGTGCCGATGGTGACCTCCGCCCAGCGCTTCACCTGGGACGAGACCCCCTGGGTGTGGAACGAGGGCTTCGGCCGACAGGTCAATCCGGAGTTCAACGTCGTCGCGATCGACTACGGCATCAAGCGCAACATCCTGCGCCTGCTCGCCGGCGTCGGCTGCAAGGTGACGGTGGTGCCGGCGACGACGCCGGCCGAGGACATCCTGGCGATGAAGCCGGACGGCGTGTTCCTGTCGAACGGACCCGGCGATCCCGCGGCGACCGGTAAATATGCCGTGCCGGTCATTCAGCAGGTGATTTCGTCGGGCACACCGACCTTCGGCATCTGCCTCGGCCATCAGATGCTCGGGCTTGCGGTCGGCGCCAAGACCAAGAAGATGCACCAGGGCCATCACGGCGCCAACCATCCGGTCAAGGACGAGACCACTGGCAAGGTCGAGATCACCTCGATGAACCATGGCTTCGCGGTCGACCAGGACACGTTGCCATCGGGCGCGACGCAGACCCACATCTCGCTGTTCGACGGCTCGAATTGCGGCATCCAGCTCGAGGGCAAACCGGTGTTCTCGGTGCAGTACCACCCGGAAGCTTCGCCCGGCCCGCGCGACTCGCATTACCTCTTTCAGCGCTTCGCCGAGCTGATGCGCGAGAAGAAGCGCAGCGCAGCCTGA
- a CDS encoding cupin domain-containing protein, protein MPAAPSPRVKSLSIVFADDGLVPNNPMPFLVYKAVIDLGGADPAADIERVFAANGWGDMWRNGVYDYLHYHATVHEALGVAGGTARVRFGGDQGRELELRPGDVAILPAGTGHQCIAASSDFCIVGAYPPGPKMQITRPTPENHARASKTIPEVPLPATDPVLGAGGPLTRLWHQAR, encoded by the coding sequence ATGCCTGCCGCCCCCTCGCCCCGCGTCAAGTCGCTCAGCATCGTGTTCGCGGATGACGGCCTGGTGCCCAATAATCCGATGCCGTTCCTGGTCTACAAGGCCGTCATCGATCTGGGTGGCGCCGATCCGGCGGCCGACATCGAGCGCGTGTTCGCCGCCAATGGCTGGGGCGACATGTGGCGCAACGGCGTCTACGACTATCTGCACTATCACGCGACCGTGCATGAGGCGCTGGGTGTCGCCGGCGGAACGGCGCGGGTCCGCTTCGGCGGCGATCAGGGCCGGGAGCTGGAGCTCAGGCCGGGCGACGTCGCCATCCTGCCGGCCGGCACTGGACATCAATGCATCGCTGCCAGCAGCGATTTCTGCATCGTCGGCGCCTATCCGCCCGGACCGAAGATGCAGATCACGCGGCCGACGCCGGAGAACCACGCCCGCGCATCGAAAACCATTCCGGAGGTGCCGCTGCCCGCGACCGATCCTGTGCTCGGCGCGGGCGGCCCGCTCACGCGCCTGTGGCACCAGGCGCGCTGA
- a CDS encoding metalloregulator ArsR/SmtB family transcription factor produces the protein MTTQARRKTREAMVAALDDKAEEAAGLLAAMANSKRLMVLCNLIDGERAVGDLAEQVGLRQAALSQHLAKMRALDLVATRRDGQTIYYRLASREVREILQTLYRLYCA, from the coding sequence ATGACAACACAGGCCAGGCGCAAAACCCGTGAGGCCATGGTGGCGGCGCTCGACGACAAGGCGGAGGAGGCGGCGGGCCTGCTCGCTGCCATGGCGAATTCGAAGCGCCTCATGGTGCTCTGCAACCTCATCGACGGCGAGCGCGCGGTCGGCGATCTCGCCGAACAGGTCGGGTTGCGACAGGCGGCGCTGTCTCAGCATCTCGCGAAGATGCGCGCGCTCGATCTCGTCGCCACCCGGCGCGATGGCCAGACCATCTACTATCGGCTGGCGAGCCGGGAGGTCCGCGAGATCCTGCAGACGCTGTATCGGCTGTATTGCGCCTGA
- a CDS encoding YeeE/YedE family protein: MIVTSSFSYICNNAHDSRLQHAPDEGIKDDMITEYTAVTALAGGALIGAAAVMLMGLTGRIAGVSGIAARLLPPWDGALAGRLAFIGGLVAAALAVRIVSGSLPPLKLEVGSIDMVAAGLLVGFGAVWGNGCTSGHGVCGIASLSPRSIVATLVFMATAVVTTFLVRHVL, translated from the coding sequence ATGATTGTTACTTCTTCATTTTCGTATATATGCAATAATGCACATGACAGCCGATTGCAACATGCCCCCGACGAGGGAATCAAGGACGATATGATCACGGAGTATACAGCGGTCACGGCGCTCGCAGGCGGCGCCCTCATCGGCGCTGCAGCCGTCATGCTGATGGGCCTGACCGGCCGTATTGCCGGCGTCAGCGGCATTGCCGCGCGGCTGTTGCCGCCCTGGGACGGTGCGCTCGCTGGCCGGCTCGCCTTCATAGGAGGGCTGGTCGCGGCCGCCCTTGCAGTCCGCATCGTCAGCGGGAGCCTGCCGCCGCTGAAGCTGGAGGTCGGTTCGATCGATATGGTTGCAGCCGGGCTGCTGGTCGGCTTCGGGGCGGTCTGGGGCAACGGCTGCACCTCGGGTCATGGCGTCTGCGGCATCGCCAGCCTGTCGCCGCGCTCGATCGTCGCCACGCTGGTGTTCATGGCCACCGCGGTCGTGACCACCTTCCTCGTTCGCCACGTGCTGTGA
- a CDS encoding DUF6691 family protein, with translation MIIFVQFTVGLIFGLGLLLSGMSNPEKVLNFLDFAAIRFGGWDPSLILVMAGAVGVTFAGFRLVFRRRRPVLGDQFHLPSFQTLDWRIATGPAIFGIGWGLAGICPGPAFVALGYGSPAIVLFVTAMMIGMAAARMLASRRPSLAAVASE, from the coding sequence ATGATCATTTTCGTCCAGTTCACCGTCGGCCTCATCTTCGGACTCGGGCTGCTGCTCTCGGGCATGTCCAATCCAGAGAAGGTGCTCAACTTCCTCGATTTCGCGGCGATCCGCTTCGGCGGCTGGGATCCGAGCCTGATCCTCGTGATGGCTGGAGCGGTGGGGGTCACCTTCGCCGGCTTCCGACTGGTTTTCCGGCGCCGGCGTCCCGTCCTCGGTGACCAATTCCACCTGCCATCCTTTCAGACGCTGGATTGGCGGATCGCAACCGGCCCTGCGATCTTCGGCATCGGCTGGGGCCTCGCCGGCATCTGCCCGGGCCCGGCCTTCGTGGCGCTCGGCTACGGCTCGCCTGCCATCGTCCTGTTCGTCACGGCCATGATGATCGGAATGGCCGCAGCCCGCATGCTCGCGAGCCGCCGGCCCTCGCTCGCCGCAGTCGCTTCAGAATGA
- a CDS encoding MBL fold metallo-hydrolase gives MSGIPHPVDLSVKPEVTPFFDRATNTVSYVVKDPGSRACAVIDSVMDIDYASGRIAPHSADEIIRLIEDRGWQLDWLIETHVHADHLSAAPYIQSRLGGRIGIGANIRMVQETFGKIFNEGTEFQRDGSQFDRLFHDGDTYRIGTITAFAMHTPGHTPACMTHVIGDAAFVGDTLFMPDGGSARADFPGGDARTLYRSIRRVLELPDATRLFMCHDYGPNGRDIRWETTVAEQRAHNIHVRDGITEDQFVAAREARDRTLDMPKLIIPSLQVNMKAGRLPTPDQDGRRFLKVPLNAL, from the coding sequence ATGTCCGGCATTCCTCATCCGGTCGACCTGTCAGTGAAACCCGAGGTCACACCGTTCTTCGATCGCGCCACCAACACCGTCAGCTATGTGGTCAAGGACCCAGGCTCGCGGGCCTGCGCGGTGATCGATTCGGTCATGGACATCGACTATGCATCGGGGCGCATCGCACCGCATTCGGCCGACGAGATCATTCGCCTGATCGAGGATCGCGGCTGGCAACTGGACTGGCTGATCGAGACCCATGTCCATGCCGATCATCTGTCGGCGGCGCCCTACATCCAGTCAAGGCTGGGCGGCAGGATCGGCATCGGCGCCAACATCAGGATGGTGCAGGAGACGTTCGGCAAGATCTTCAACGAAGGCACCGAGTTTCAGCGCGACGGCAGCCAGTTCGACCGCCTGTTCCATGATGGCGACACCTACCGGATCGGCACAATCACCGCCTTCGCCATGCATACGCCGGGGCACACGCCGGCCTGCATGACTCATGTGATCGGAGACGCCGCCTTCGTCGGCGACACGCTATTCATGCCGGACGGCGGCTCGGCACGCGCCGACTTTCCTGGCGGCGATGCCCGCACGCTGTATCGCTCGATCCGCCGGGTGCTGGAGTTGCCTGACGCGACGCGGCTGTTCATGTGCCACGACTACGGTCCAAACGGCCGCGACATCCGCTGGGAAACGACGGTGGCCGAGCAGCGCGCGCACAACATCCACGTCCGCGACGGCATCACCGAGGATCAGTTCGTCGCCGCCCGCGAGGCGCGCGACCGCACCTTGGACATGCCCAAGCTGATCATCCCCTCCCTGCAGGTGAACATGAAGGCGGGACGGTTGCCGACGCCCGATCAGGACGGCCGGCGCTTCCTGAAAGTCCCGCTCAACGCACTCTAG
- a CDS encoding sulfite exporter TauE/SafE family protein, with protein MTLSAAQLALGSLSGSFVGFTLGLIGGGGSVLAVPLMVYLVGVGNPHVAIGTSAVAVAINAAANLANHARSGNVKWPCALVFAATGVVGAFAGSTLGKMVDGQKLLLLFALVMIVIGLLMLRRRGTNSQLDVKLSRDNLLPLLAFGFGTGTLSGFFGIGGGFLIVPALMFATGMPILYAIGSSLVSVTAFGLTTAANYALSGLVDWALAATFLVAGIAGGLVGAKLAARLSGTRGTLNKVFATVVFVVAAYMIYRSWSALGHSA; from the coding sequence ATGACCTTGTCCGCTGCCCAGCTTGCGCTCGGCTCGCTGTCCGGCTCTTTCGTCGGATTCACGCTCGGCCTGATCGGCGGGGGCGGATCGGTGCTGGCCGTGCCGCTCATGGTGTATCTGGTAGGCGTCGGCAATCCCCACGTCGCGATCGGCACGAGCGCGGTCGCCGTAGCGATCAACGCGGCGGCCAATCTCGCCAATCATGCCCGCTCCGGGAACGTCAAATGGCCTTGCGCGCTGGTGTTTGCTGCAACGGGCGTGGTCGGCGCCTTCGCTGGCTCGACGCTCGGCAAGATGGTCGACGGTCAGAAGCTGCTGCTGCTGTTCGCCCTGGTCATGATCGTGATCGGCCTCTTGATGCTGCGCAGGCGCGGCACGAACAGCCAGCTGGACGTCAAGCTTTCGCGCGACAATCTGTTGCCGCTCTTGGCATTCGGTTTCGGCACGGGAACACTGTCCGGCTTCTTCGGCATCGGCGGCGGCTTCCTGATCGTTCCGGCTCTGATGTTTGCGACGGGCATGCCGATCCTCTACGCGATCGGCTCCTCGCTCGTGTCCGTCACGGCGTTCGGACTGACGACCGCAGCAAACTACGCGCTGTCGGGACTGGTCGACTGGGCGCTGGCGGCGACCTTTCTCGTCGCCGGCATCGCCGGTGGCCTGGTCGGTGCGAAGCTGGCGGCTCGCCTGTCCGGTACGCGCGGCACCCTGAACAAGGTGTTTGCCACGGTGGTATTCGTGGTGGCGGCTTACATGATCTATCGGAGCTGGTCGGCACTCGGCCACTCCGCATAG
- a CDS encoding DNA starvation/stationary phase protection protein produces the protein MSKAKTDKTAPELDTPTDLSPDAVNKISTALNTLLADAFALYLKTKNFHWHVSGRHFHDYHEMLDEQSDAIFATTDQLAERVRKLGGTTLKSISQISKLQTIKDNNEEYVPPREMLRELMEDNKHVAAAMRKAHGLCDDNDDPATAGLLETFIDETERRTWFLFEASRQEGSNAA, from the coding sequence GTGAGTAAAGCAAAGACCGACAAGACCGCCCCCGAGCTCGATACCCCGACCGATCTGTCCCCGGATGCCGTGAACAAGATCTCGACGGCATTGAACACGCTGCTTGCGGACGCCTTTGCGCTCTATCTGAAGACCAAGAACTTCCATTGGCACGTCAGCGGACGGCATTTCCATGACTACCACGAGATGCTCGACGAGCAGTCGGACGCGATCTTTGCCACCACGGACCAGCTCGCCGAGCGCGTGCGCAAGCTCGGTGGCACCACGCTGAAATCGATCAGCCAGATCAGCAAGCTGCAGACCATCAAGGACAACAACGAGGAGTATGTGCCGCCGCGCGAGATGTTGCGGGAGTTGATGGAGGACAACAAGCACGTCGCGGCTGCGATGCGGAAAGCGCACGGGCTGTGCGACGACAATGACGATCCCGCCACCGCGGGATTGCTGGAGACCTTCATCGACGAGACCGAGCGCCGCACTTGGTTCTTGTTCGAAGCCAGCCGTCAGGAAGGCAGCAACGCGGCATAG
- a CDS encoding class I SAM-dependent methyltransferase has protein sequence MDDWIDYYDSTHTIYASKLHRDLHFEGIARDIVGYIPSPDAVVLDYSCGEALSAAKVADACMTLILAEPAPGVRGRLIARFAPNTKIRVRSLDELRNMQEGSIDLVVMNSVAQYMSEAEFDAALAVIRRLLKPSGKFVLGDVLRPDVGMGRDVLALLMFAARDGFLRDALVGLVATALSDYRQLRTKVGLQRYSEAEILARLKKAGLSAVRAPKNIGHNPWRMTFVAQPAMGTV, from the coding sequence ATGGACGACTGGATCGATTATTACGATTCCACGCACACGATCTATGCGAGCAAGCTGCATCGCGACCTGCACTTCGAGGGGATCGCGCGCGACATCGTCGGCTATATTCCCTCGCCCGACGCAGTCGTTCTCGACTATTCCTGCGGAGAGGCCCTGTCGGCCGCCAAGGTCGCCGACGCCTGCATGACGCTCATCCTGGCCGAGCCGGCGCCGGGCGTGCGCGGCCGGCTGATCGCGCGCTTCGCCCCCAACACCAAGATCCGCGTGCGGTCGCTGGACGAGCTGCGCAACATGCAGGAAGGCTCGATCGACCTCGTGGTCATGAACTCCGTGGCCCAGTACATGAGCGAGGCGGAATTCGATGCAGCCCTGGCCGTGATCAGGCGGCTGCTGAAGCCGTCGGGAAAGTTCGTCCTCGGCGACGTCCTGCGTCCGGACGTCGGCATGGGCCGTGACGTGCTCGCGCTGCTGATGTTCGCGGCGCGGGACGGCTTCCTCAGGGATGCCCTGGTCGGGCTGGTCGCCACTGCCCTGTCCGATTACCGGCAGTTGCGGACCAAGGTCGGCCTGCAGCGCTACAGCGAGGCCGAGATCCTGGCACGGCTGAAGAAGGCCGGCCTCTCTGCCGTCCGGGCGCCGAAGAATATCGGCCACAATCCCTGGCGCATGACCTTCGTGGCGCAGCCGGCAATGGGAACCGTGTGA